One window of the Conexibacter sp. SYSU D00693 genome contains the following:
- a CDS encoding DAK2 domain-containing protein, with translation MSADPSLVRFRAVVDGALVHLESRRTEINDLNVFPVADGDTGDNMALTLSAVLEELDRLADSGRALDDIGRDEIVDSVARAALLGARGNSGVILSQLIRGAAEELISRPGELVDPVLIGAAMAKAADRAYKSVREPAEGTILTVMREMALAVSHELAHLPPGATRLGSEDDPRQNELIATVLEKAIAAGEASVRRGPELLPALREAGVVDAGGYAVTILFAGVVAALRGTQAPEVERHVAPAKVTHPQHESSTFRFCTNFAVSGRELDPTGWIAKLEALGDSVLVVGDDRTLKVHVHTDEPERATGLFAGVGEVSHLDVADMHAQVVEREERLAAATTNGAAAPTACCGALAVATGEGLQRLFEDLGVHVLDGGPTMNPSTMELLAGIHQVPAEQVVVLTNSPNVRMAAERAAELSEKAVAVVPTRSMQAGLAAAIALHPDRDAAENAAAMERELAHVRTGGVAPAARDDADGRFRTGDAVGYVDDELVAWGDPQKTLADVLARLDDGAELVTCIAGADAPLDDDGVLALAPDAEKVEVEPGGQPAWWWLLSAQ, from the coding sequence GTGTCCGCCGACCCCAGTCTCGTCCGGTTCCGCGCCGTCGTCGACGGTGCGCTCGTGCACCTCGAGTCCCGCCGGACCGAGATCAACGACCTGAACGTCTTCCCGGTCGCCGACGGCGACACGGGCGACAACATGGCGCTGACGCTGAGCGCCGTGCTGGAGGAGCTCGACCGCCTGGCCGACTCCGGTCGCGCGCTGGACGACATCGGCCGCGACGAGATCGTCGACTCCGTGGCCCGCGCCGCGCTCCTCGGCGCCCGCGGCAACAGCGGCGTCATCCTGTCGCAGCTCATCCGCGGCGCCGCCGAGGAGCTCATCTCCCGTCCCGGCGAGCTCGTCGACCCGGTCCTCATCGGCGCCGCCATGGCCAAGGCCGCCGACCGCGCCTACAAGTCCGTCCGCGAGCCGGCCGAGGGCACGATCCTCACCGTCATGCGCGAGATGGCGCTCGCCGTCTCCCACGAGCTCGCCCACCTCCCGCCCGGCGCGACCCGCCTGGGCAGCGAGGACGACCCGCGCCAGAACGAGCTCATCGCGACGGTCCTCGAGAAGGCGATCGCGGCCGGCGAGGCCTCCGTGCGCCGGGGCCCGGAGCTCCTGCCCGCCCTGCGCGAGGCGGGCGTCGTCGACGCCGGCGGCTACGCGGTGACGATCCTCTTCGCCGGCGTCGTGGCCGCCCTGCGCGGCACGCAGGCGCCCGAGGTCGAGCGCCACGTCGCCCCCGCGAAGGTCACCCACCCCCAGCACGAGTCCTCGACGTTCCGCTTCTGCACGAACTTCGCGGTCAGCGGCCGCGAGCTCGACCCGACGGGCTGGATCGCGAAGCTCGAGGCACTGGGCGACAGCGTCCTGGTGGTCGGCGACGACCGCACGCTCAAGGTCCACGTCCACACCGACGAGCCCGAGCGCGCCACGGGCCTCTTCGCCGGCGTGGGGGAGGTCTCGCACCTCGACGTGGCGGACATGCACGCCCAGGTCGTGGAGCGCGAGGAGCGCCTGGCCGCGGCGACGACGAACGGCGCCGCGGCGCCGACCGCCTGCTGCGGCGCCCTGGCCGTCGCCACCGGCGAGGGCCTCCAGCGCCTCTTCGAGGACCTCGGCGTCCACGTCCTGGACGGCGGCCCGACGATGAACCCCTCGACGATGGAGCTGCTGGCCGGCATCCACCAGGTGCCCGCCGAGCAGGTCGTCGTCCTCACGAACAGCCCGAACGTCCGGATGGCCGCCGAGCGCGCCGCGGAGCTGAGCGAGAAGGCGGTCGCCGTGGTGCCGACGCGCTCCATGCAGGCCGGCCTCGCCGCCGCCATCGCGCTCCACCCCGACCGCGACGCCGCCGAGAACGCCGCCGCCATGGAGCGCGAGCTCGCGCACGTGCGCACCGGCGGCGTCGCCCCCGCCGCCCGCGACGACGCCGACGGGCGCTTCCGCACCGGGGACGCCGTCGGCTACGTCGACGACGAGCTCGTGGCCTGGGGCGACCCGCAGAAGACCCTCGCCGACGTCCTGGCCCGCCTCGACGACGGCGCCGAGCTGGTGACCTGCATCGCCGGCGCCGACGCGCCCCTCGACGACGACGGCGTGCTGGCCCTCGCGCCCGACGCCGAGAAGGTCGAGGTCGAGCCCGGCGGGCAGCCCGCCTGGTGGTGGCTGCTCTCGGCCCAGTAG